The segment AAAGCGCACGAACAGGTGACGCTGGCCCGCACGCGATCCCTCGCCCTGGAAGGACGCGAAGATCTCGCTCAGGTATGCCACAGGCTGCGCGGCGCTCATCCGCGTCGGCATAACACGAAACGGGGGCCAAGTCCGCGGCGCGTCAAACCCGGGCACCGGCCAGCGCGACGACGAGGTCACCGACGTTGGTGCCGGTTGCGCCGGTCACGAAAAGGGCTCCGGCGCGCTCCAGAGCGGGCTCGGCGTCGAAGTCGCGCAGGGCTTTTTCCAGCGGAAAACCCGCCGCCGCGGCCCTCTCGGCGCTGCCGCCGTCGATCACGGCGCCGGCGGCCCGGCTCGATCCGTCGCGGCCGTCGGTCCCGGCCGCCACGATGACGATTTCCCGCTCGTCCCGGATTGCCAGCGCCAGGCGCGCGGCCAGATCGAGGTTGCGCCCGCCCCGGCCGGGATCTCTCGACGTGACTTCGACCGTCGTTTCGCCCGCGACGACTACGCCAGAAGGGCCGGCGTGCGGGGACTGGAGGCGGCGCAGGATCCTTGCGGCGGCGGCTTCGGTGCTGCCGTAAAGCCGTGCTCCCGCGGCGTGCGATGCGATGTCATAGCCACGTGCGCGCAACTCGTCTTCGGCGCGGCGCGCGGCCGTGCTTGCCGACGCGATCACCGTGTAGTCGCCGGCATCGATCATGTGCGCGTCGTCTGCGTCGGAATCGCGACTTGCCTGCTCCTCGAGAAATGCGGCAACGGCACGGGGAAGTCGCGTGAGGCTCGCACCGAGCGCTTCGATTGCGCTTCGGCACTGCTCGCGGCGCGATCCGACGGGCACGACGGTTGGTCCCGAGCCGATCACCGCCGGATCGTCGTGTTCGACATCCGAGATCGCCAGCGTCGTCACGGCAGCGGGCCGCGCGGCCTGCGCAAGGCGCCCGGCCTTGATTGCCGAAAGACAGCCACGCACGAGATTGATGCGGCCGATCGCGAGTCCGCTTTCGACGAGCACGTGGTTCGCTCTGCGAAGATCTTCGAGCGTCAGCGGCGCCAGAGGGGTTTCGAGAAGAGCCGACGCTCCGCCCGACAGCAGCACAAGAAGGCGATCGCCTGGCCCGAGTCGTCGGGCTTCATCGAGAACGCACTTTGCGGCCTGCTCGCTGCCCGCGTCCGGTAGCGGGTGGCCGGCGCGAATCACCGTAGCGTGGTCCTGGAGCCCGGCGGTATCGGCATCCTCGGGGACGACGGCAATGGCCCGCGCACCGCGCGTGGCCGCAAAGCCGAAGGCGGCCGCCAGCATCGGCGCAGCCGCTTTGCCGGCAGCGACGATCAGCAGTCGGGGATCGCAAAGATCGAGATCCGGACGAGCGGCCAGCGCGCGGGCAGTCGCGGGACCGGGCGCGACCGCCGCCAGGCCGGCCCGCCACGCGGCCACGGCGTCCTCGCGCATCCGCACGAGAGCGCCATCGCCCGGCGGCTCAGAACGATTCGTCTTCGGTCTCGGTAGCCGGGTAGCGCGGTGCCGCCATCGTGCCCGAATCGACGTGCATCGTGCGCTGGGCCTGCTCGTGCTCGTCCTGGCACGTCACGCAAAGACGCGTGAACGGCATGGCGTCCAGGCGCCCCGTTACGATCTCGCCGCCGCACTCTTCGCACTCGCCGTACTCGCCGGTCTCGATGCGATGCAGTGCATCTTCGATGAGCTGCAATTTCTTGCGCTCACGATCGCCGAGCAGAAGGTTGATCTCGCGATCGCGCTCGTCGCTGGCGATGTCGTAAGTGTCACGACCTTCGCCGGCTTCGCCCTCGCGGCCATCCTTCATGTCCTGCTGGATGACGCGCAGGATCTCCTTGCGCATGTCGAGCAGCTTGGTCTGGAACTTGTCGCGGTCGCGTTTTCTCATCACACCAACCCCCAAAGCGAACAGGAACGGGCCAAAAGGCGGGTAACCTTAGTGACGCGATGGCCATTCGTCAATGCGGCATTGGGCGCCGGGAGCGCAAGTCGTCAGGAAACGAAGAGAATCTGTCCGAAAAGATCGATTCCCTGGGCGCCGGTAATCTCGGTTTCGACGATTTTTCCTTTCAGGGGGGCGATTTCCAGTTCGCCACCGAGACCGTCGAGCCCACCAAGAAAGGTAAGTCCGTCGATTTCCGGAGCCTGGAACTCGGTGCGGCCGTACCATGCGCCGTCCTCGTCCCGGCCGCAGACGAGCACGCGCTGGCAACTACCTACCTGCGCGTCAAGAAGCGACGCGGTGATCGGCTCCTGAAGTGCCATGAGCTCGTCGCGCCGGTCGGCAGCGACGGTCTCGTCCACCTCGCCGTCCAGGCCGGCCGCGCCACTTCCTTCCTCCGGCGAGTACGCGAAAACGCCGATGTTGTGGAAGCGGCTCTCTTCGACGAAGTCGCACAGCGCACGGAATGCCGCGTCGGTCTCGCCGGGAAACCCGACGATGAAGGAGCTGCGCAGCGCAGCACCCGGAACACGCTCCCGGATGCGT is part of the Candidatus Binatia bacterium genome and harbors:
- a CDS encoding DUF4147 domain-containing protein translates to MREDAVAAWRAGLAAVAPGPATARALAARPDLDLCDPRLLIVAAGKAAAPMLAAAFGFAATRGARAIAVVPEDADTAGLQDHATVIRAGHPLPDAGSEQAAKCVLDEARRLGPGDRLLVLLSGGASALLETPLAPLTLEDLRRANHVLVESGLAIGRINLVRGCLSAIKAGRLAQAARPAAVTTLAISDVEHDDPAVIGSGPTVVPVGSRREQCRSAIEALGASLTRLPRAVAAFLEEQASRDSDADDAHMIDAGDYTVIASASTAARRAEDELRARGYDIASHAAGARLYGSTEAAAARILRRLQSPHAGPSGVVVAGETTVEVTSRDPGRGGRNLDLAARLALAIRDEREIVIVAAGTDGRDGSSRAAGAVIDGGSAERAAAAGFPLEKALRDFDAEPALERAGALFVTGATGTNVGDLVVALAGARV
- a CDS encoding TraR/DksA family transcriptional regulator, coding for MRKRDRDKFQTKLLDMRKEILRVIQQDMKDGREGEAGEGRDTYDIASDERDREINLLLGDRERKKLQLIEDALHRIETGEYGECEECGGEIVTGRLDAMPFTRLCVTCQDEHEQAQRTMHVDSGTMAAPRYPATETEDESF